The Molothrus ater isolate BHLD 08-10-18 breed brown headed cowbird chromosome 1, BPBGC_Mater_1.1, whole genome shotgun sequence genome includes a window with the following:
- the C1H6orf62 gene encoding uncharacterized protein C6orf62 homolog, whose protein sequence is MGDPNSRKKQALNRLRAQLRKKKESLADQFDFKMYIAFVFKDKKKKSALFEVSEVIPVMTNNYEENILKGVRDSSYSLESSLELLQKDVVQLHAPRYQSMRRDVIGCTQEMDFILWPRNDIEKIVCLLFSRWKGSDEPFRPVQAKFEFHHGDYEKQFLHVLSRKDKTGIVVNNPNQSVFLFIDRQHLQTPKNKATIFKLCSICLYLPQEQLTHWTVGTIEDHLRPYMPE, encoded by the exons ATGGGGGACCCAAACTCCCGGAAGAAACAAGCTCTGAACAGACTTCGTGCTCagcttagaaagaaaaaagaatctttAGCTGACCAGTTTGACTTCAAGATGTACATTGCCTTTGTGTTCAAAGACAAG aagaaaaagtcAGCGCTTTTTGAAGTGTCTGAAGTGATACCAGTCATGACCAATAACTATGAAGAAAATATCCTGAAAGGTGTGCGGGATTCCAGCTATTCTTTGGAAAGTTCCTTAGAGCTACTGCAGAAGGATGTAGTACAGCTCCATGCACCCCGCTACCAGTCCATGCGCAGG GATGTGATCGGCTGTACCCAGGAGATGGACTTCATTCTATGGCCTCGTAATGATATTGAGAAGATAGTCTGTCTCCTGTTCTCTCGGTGGAAGGGATCTGATGAACCCTTTAGGCCTGTTCAG GCCAAGTTTGAATTTCATCATGGTGACTATGAAAAACAGTTTCTGCATGTTCTGAGCCGAAAGGACAAGACTGGAATTGTTGTCAACAACCCTAACCAGTCAGTGTTTCTCTTCATTGACAGACAGCACTTGCAG ACTCCAAAAAACAAAGCTACAATCTTCAAGTTATGCAGCATCTGCCTGTAcctgccacaggagcagctcacTCACTGGACGGTTGGTACCATAGAGGATCACCTCCGTCCCTACATGCCAGAGTAA
- the ACOT13 gene encoding acyl-coenzyme A thioesterase 13 yields MGLTVESLKEAMKYMVESKGFDRVLGKMKLHSATPGKVVCEMKVEEEHTNRGGTLHGGLTATLVDVVSTAALLYTERAAPGVSVDMNITYTSAAKIGEDILITAQILKQGKTLAFATVDLTNKATGKLIAQGRHTKFLGN; encoded by the exons ATGGGGCTCACGGTGGAGAGCCTGAAGGAGGCTATGAAGTACATGGTGGAGTCGAAGGGCTTCGACCGAGTGCTCGGCAAG ATGAAACTTCACTCTGCAACTCCTGGAAAAGTCGTTTGTGAAATGAAAGTAGAGGAGGAGCATACGAACAGAGGTGGCACATTACATGGAGGTTTGACAGCCACCCTTGTGGATGTGGTGTCAACAGCAGCATTGCTGTACACAGAAAGAGCAGCGCCTGGGGTCAGTGTGGACATGAACATCAC aTACACTTCTGCTGCTAAGATTGGAGAAGACATACTGATTACAGCTCAGATTTTGAAGCAAGGAAAAACTCTTGCATTTGCCACTGTGGATTTAACAAATAAGGCTACAGGAAAGTTAATTGCACAAGGTAGACATACAAAGTTCTTGGGAAATTAA
- the TDP2 gene encoding tyrosyl-DNA phosphodiesterase 2 isoform X1: MEERAEAAPSPPPAEHKREQEDEEALHVAKRRKVLCSEFAAITSSDEAVARRFLAGSDWHMERALNAYFDPPQDTGAAAGGAAPACADSGTCIDLTADATTSTAGVNGEDSQQKEDDSNFSLITWNIDGLDLGNVKDRARGVCTYLALYSPDVVFLQEVIPPHLPLLQMKAGNYTIIPSNIDEYFTAVMLKKSRVKLLKHDIIPFPTTAMKRNLLVVHVSISGIELCLMTSHLESTKDHSKERIKQLQIVLNEMQKESESTTVIFGGDTNLRDSEVTKLGNLPGNIKDAWEFLGKPQHCRYTWDTQSNTNLNAAYKCKMRFDRIYFRPAVEGGHFIPRSMDLIGLEKLECGRFPSDHWGILCNFDVIL, encoded by the exons ATGGAGGAGAGGGCCGAGGCCGCGCCGAGCCCGCCCCCGGCGGAGCACAAGCgggagcaggaggatgaggaggcgCTCCACGTCGCCAAGCGGAGGAAGGTGCTGTGCTCCGAGTTCGCCGCCATCACCAGCAGCGACGAGGCCGTGGCGCGCCGCTTCTTGGCCGGCAGCGACTGGCACATGGAG AGGGCGCTGAACGCCTACTTCGACCCGCCGCAGGACAcgggggcagcggcgggcggggcggccccggcctGCGCGGACAGCGGCACCTG CATTGACCTCACTGCAGATGCAACTACAAGTACTGCTGGTGTCAACGGTGAAGACTCgcagcagaaggaagatgaCAGCAACTTCTCGCTGATCACCTGGAACATTGATGGGCTGGATCTGGGAAATGTGAAAGATCGAGCTAGAGGAGTCTGTACATACCTGGCATT ATACAGTCCGGATGTTGTGTTTTTACAGGAGGTCATCCCACCACATCTCCCTCTTCTCCAGATGAAAGCAGGCAATTACACTATTATTCCAA GTAACATAGATGAGTATTTCACTGCTGTAATGTTAAAGAAGTCCAGAGTGAAGCTACTGAAACATGACATAATACCTTTTCCAACGACTGCCATGAAGAGGAACCTTTTAGTTGTGCAT GTGAGCATATCTGGTATTGAACTTTGCCTTATGACTTCTCATCTGGAGAGCACTAAAGATCACTCCAAGGAACGGATAAAGCAGCTGCAAATAGTGTTAAACGAAATGCAGAAGGAGTCTGAGTCCACCACTGTTATATTTGGAGGGGATACAAACCTCAGAGACAGCGAG GTTACTAAACTGGGTAATCTGCCTGGCAACATTAAGGATGCCTGGGAGTTTTTGGGTAAACCTCAGCACTGTCGCTACACTTGGGACACGCAGTCCAACACCAACCTGAATGCAGCCTACAAGTGCAAGATGAGGTTTGACCGCATTTACTTTCGGCCTGCAGTGGAAGGGGGGCATTTCATTCCACGAAGCATGGACTTAATTGGTTTGGAAAAACTAGAATGTGGCAGGTTTCCTAGTGATCACTGGGGCATTCTGTGTAATTTTGATGTTatattataa
- the TDP2 gene encoding tyrosyl-DNA phosphodiesterase 2 isoform X2 — translation MRRRSTSPSGGRCCAPSSPPSPAATRPWRAASWPAATGTWSIDLTADATTSTAGVNGEDSQQKEDDSNFSLITWNIDGLDLGNVKDRARGVCTYLALYSPDVVFLQEVIPPHLPLLQMKAGNYTIIPSNIDEYFTAVMLKKSRVKLLKHDIIPFPTTAMKRNLLVVHVSISGIELCLMTSHLESTKDHSKERIKQLQIVLNEMQKESESTTVIFGGDTNLRDSEVTKLGNLPGNIKDAWEFLGKPQHCRYTWDTQSNTNLNAAYKCKMRFDRIYFRPAVEGGHFIPRSMDLIGLEKLECGRFPSDHWGILCNFDVIL, via the exons atgaggaggcgCTCCACGTCGCCAAGCGGAGGAAGGTGCTGTGCTCCGAGTTCGCCGCCATCACCAGCAGCGACGAGGCCGTGGCGCGCCGCTTCTTGGCCGGCAGCGACTGGCACATGGAG CATTGACCTCACTGCAGATGCAACTACAAGTACTGCTGGTGTCAACGGTGAAGACTCgcagcagaaggaagatgaCAGCAACTTCTCGCTGATCACCTGGAACATTGATGGGCTGGATCTGGGAAATGTGAAAGATCGAGCTAGAGGAGTCTGTACATACCTGGCATT ATACAGTCCGGATGTTGTGTTTTTACAGGAGGTCATCCCACCACATCTCCCTCTTCTCCAGATGAAAGCAGGCAATTACACTATTATTCCAA GTAACATAGATGAGTATTTCACTGCTGTAATGTTAAAGAAGTCCAGAGTGAAGCTACTGAAACATGACATAATACCTTTTCCAACGACTGCCATGAAGAGGAACCTTTTAGTTGTGCAT GTGAGCATATCTGGTATTGAACTTTGCCTTATGACTTCTCATCTGGAGAGCACTAAAGATCACTCCAAGGAACGGATAAAGCAGCTGCAAATAGTGTTAAACGAAATGCAGAAGGAGTCTGAGTCCACCACTGTTATATTTGGAGGGGATACAAACCTCAGAGACAGCGAG GTTACTAAACTGGGTAATCTGCCTGGCAACATTAAGGATGCCTGGGAGTTTTTGGGTAAACCTCAGCACTGTCGCTACACTTGGGACACGCAGTCCAACACCAACCTGAATGCAGCCTACAAGTGCAAGATGAGGTTTGACCGCATTTACTTTCGGCCTGCAGTGGAAGGGGGGCATTTCATTCCACGAAGCATGGACTTAATTGGTTTGGAAAAACTAGAATGTGGCAGGTTTCCTAGTGATCACTGGGGCATTCTGTGTAATTTTGATGTTatattataa